The nucleotide window ATAAGAAAAGGGCGGCTTCTGGTGTCCTAGGTGAGAACAATTCCTGTACGACAATAAGCTCTAATCGTTcgttattcaataaaatttagttaTATAATCAAAACCTCTCTTTTTTTCAGAGGACATCATCGGAATCTGACTGTTGGCGAAAACAAAAAACCGAAAAATGGCATGCAACGTAAGTTGATCCTAAGAGAGAAGTGTGCGAAGGATCACATATTCATAGTCAGCGGGTTCCAagctatataaatatattttgtatggatTGTTCCAGCACCAGCAAGACGGATGGCAGGAAGTCGACCCGCCCTGCGTGCACCCCATGTGTGCGCTTCGTAATGACCCCGCAGACTATGAATATGTTTCTGGTTTCACACAAAAACGGGCGGATGAGATGTCGTAAGCATAATTTCATCATcatcgataaaaatattatcatatttaagtataaagTATGTAGGGTTATTGTAACGGTTTTCTTTTCCGCAGCGATTATTATAATCTGGAGAGCACCCGCGCTGGGGAGCCGCACTGGACAATCGTCCGCGAGCAGTTCTGTGCGGCGCAGTCGCTCCGTGGCTCCTCCTGGTACCGGGTCGTAGTCATCGACATCTTAGATTTGCACACTCTGTTGGTAAGTGTTTATGAATTATAATGTCATATAAAATTGTGATTGTACAGGGTAACGATAAATTAAGAATGAAATTGTATTCGGCAGGTGCACTACATCGATCTCGCGCTCACCGCGCAAGTTCCGGCGGCGATAGTCCGCCCTCTTCGCTCTGCGTGGTGTGACTTACCGGAGGACCAGGTGCGCGCCTGCCTGGGGTACGACAATGATTCAGCTTCCGATGATGAAAATAAGTTCAAAGAATCCTGTACTCCGATTAACAATGAGAAGCCGATACAACTCCATGTCTTTACCATGAACCAGTGTCCGGATTTGGTCGAAGCCGCAATTAAAGAGCTGGAGGACAAGGGAATGACGAGTGTGCCACCGCGCCCTCGCCGTACCGCCTAAGACGAGATCCCATCGGAGGACGATTATTTGTCGAAGACGTCCTCCGATATAGATCGGCTCCTGATAAGCTGCGCAGCAAATCGCTCGCAAACTTGGGAGCCTAAGCAGCAACTACTTACAGAAAAAACTACAAGGTTCTTCGACATCGTATCTACTGGATCAAAATTTAAAGACCCCTTAAACAAATCTAAGTTTTTGCCGCATTCGAGATACCGTAAAATGGATTTGTGCGTTCTATTCTTTGGCGCCGAGAAAGGGCCGGCTGATAATGATACTGAACAAACCGACGATCATTTGCCGCCGCCTGAGCCGACACTTTGGTCTGAGGATAGCGAAGAAGATGAACCCTTCCTCACCGCTGTCGCCGGACTTGCGGCCACTCTTGTCGGGTTTGACCATGTACGACAGCCTGGAGTGGAAGGACAGCCCCCAGAAAATGAAGTTACCCAAGCGCCCATTCCCGCGATGGACGTCGAACGGGCACCCCTTGCAGGAAATGTCCTAGCGGAGGCACCCCTAGTAAGAAATGAGTTAGCGCAAGAGCCCCTTCCAACAACAACAACCGATGACGCTCGTGGCACACTTCCGGTGAATGACACAGTACAGGCACCCATTCCAGGAGATCAGATCACTCTAGAGTCTCCTCCAGGTAATGAGGTAGCACCAGCGCCCCTTCCAGAAAACCAGGTCCCACAGGGGCCCCCTGCAGGACTTGAGGTCCCGAATAGGCACCTCTTAGATAATGCGCAAGAGCAACCGCCAGGAAACGAGCTTGCGATGCCTCAGCTTCCAGACAATGGGGTTGCCGGATTGGGGGCGGCACAGGAGGAGATTGAGCGCCCTTCGGATAATATGGTTGGCGAAGATATAATAGCGAGTGCCGAGCAGGCGCAACCACCAGTGGACTGGGTCGCTGCAGAGGAGGTGGTGCGTGATGCGGACACTGTAGACCAACAGCCACAGCAGCCCGACTTCGTGCCGGGGAACGTTGGTGTAGCTGAAGAAGATCGTAGCCGAAGTACTGTGGGCGGTTACGATAGCTATGATGATGAACTGTCGCAGCAGTCGGGGGAGTACATGGAGGAAGTCTACGATGACCCCTTTGTTGTCGACGAAAATGACGCGGTGCTAGAGGATGTCCTTATCGGGGAAGATCTCGACAGCCGAGACTCTTTCGATGAGGATTACGGACTTCCTCTCATGGATGAGGATGATGACAGCTTAGATGAGCCAGCGATCGTCGGAAACGGGTTCGCGAACGGAGCCCCGAATGCAGCTCTGAACGCAGCCCTGAACGGAGCCCCGAACGCAGCCCTGAA belongs to Anticarsia gemmatalis isolate Benzon Research Colony breed Stoneville strain chromosome Z, ilAntGemm2 primary, whole genome shotgun sequence and includes:
- the LOC142986234 gene encoding uncharacterized protein LOC142986234, encoding MACNHQQDGWQEVDPPCVHPMCALRNDPADYEYVSGFTQKRADEMSDYYNLESTRAGEPHWTIVREQFCAAQSLRGSSWYRVVVIDILDLHTLLVHYIDLALTAQVPAAIVRPLRSAWCDLPEDQVRACLGYDNDSASDDENKFKESCTPINNEKPIQLHVFTMNQCPDLVEAAIKELEDKGMTSVPPRPRRTA